From one Nycticebus coucang isolate mNycCou1 chromosome 14, mNycCou1.pri, whole genome shotgun sequence genomic stretch:
- the SLC25A45 gene encoding LOW QUALITY PROTEIN: solute carrier family 25 member 45 (The sequence of the model RefSeq protein was modified relative to this genomic sequence to represent the inferred CDS: inserted 2 bases in 1 codon; substituted 1 base at 1 genomic stop codon), producing the protein MPVEEFVAGWISGALGLVLGHPFDTVKVRLQTQTMYQGITDCMVKIYRHESAYCLTPFDLTKVQLQNQTEPRAQPGSPPPRYRGPVXCATSIFQKEGPRGLFRGAWALTLRDTPTMGIYFVTYEALCRQCTPEGQNPSSSTVLVAGGFAGITSWIIAMPLDVIKSRMQMDGLTRRAYQGLLDCMVSSVXQEGPGVFFHGLTINSARAFPVNAVTFLSYEYLLC; encoded by the exons ATGCCTGTGGAGGAGTTCGTGGCTGGTTGGATCTCGG GAGCTCTGGGCTTGGTCCTGGGACACCCCTTTGATACTGTAAAG GTGCGTCTGCAGACCCAGACCATGTACCAGGGCATCACTGATTGCATGGTGAAGATTTACCGCCATGAGTCG GCCTACTGCTTGACCCCTTTTGACCTCACCAAAGTCCAGCTACAAAACCAGACAGAGCCAAGGGCCCAGCCGGGGAGCCCCCCACCCCGGTACCGGGGGCCTGTGTAGTGTGCAACCTCCATCTTTCAGAAGGAAGGGCCACGGGGGCTCTTCCGAGGAGCCTGGGCTCTGACACTGAGAGACACTCCTACAATGGGAATCTACTTTGTTACCTATGAAGCACTCTGTCGCCAGTGTACACCAGAGGGCCAAAATCCCA GCTCTTCCACAGTGCTGGTGGCAGGGGGCTTTGCTGGCATCACCTCCTGGATCATAGCCATGCCCTTGGACGTGATCAAGTCCCGGATGCAGATGGACGGGCTGACGCGGAGGGCGTACCAGGGCTTGCTGGACTGTATGGTGAGCAGCGT CCAGGAAGGCCCTGGGGTCTTCTTCCATGGCCTCACCATTAATAGTGCCCGTGCCTTTCCTGTCAATGCTGTCACCTTCCTCAGCTATGAATATCTTCTCTGCTAG